In one window of Gemmatimonadota bacterium DNA:
- a CDS encoding efflux RND transporter permease subunit: MLEQIIDWATRHRALVLLCTLFAVAGGAWAVRHTPLEALPDLSDVQVIVQAEYGEQAPRIVEDQVTYPIAAEMLKVPGARTVRGYSFFGVSFVYVIFADGTDLYWARSRVLEYLNGIKGRLPAPVTPTLGPDATGLGWVYQYAIEDTTGQLDLAALRGLQDWYLRYALTAVPGVAEVASLGGFEKQYQVDLDPARLQAYGIPITRVMAALQNANSDVGAMVVELSEREHMVRGLGYLKSIADIEEVVVGATASGVPVRVAELGRVTVGPAARRGIADLDGRGDAVGGIVVMRFGENALATIDAVKRRLAEVAAGLPPGVVIRPVYDRSGLIRDAIATLRGTLVEESLIVALVCLAFLLHARSALVAVLTLPVGILIAFLLMRWVGVGADIMSLGGIAIAIGAMIDAAIVMIENMHKHLERHAAESPGVPLEGEARRALVSRAAREVGPALFFSLLIITVSFLPVFALEGQEGRLFKPLAFTKTFAMAAASLLSVTLVPVAMGLFIRGRIVPERANPVNRLLAWLYRPVIGLVLRHRWPTLAMALAALIVSWVPWTRIGGEFMPPLDEGSILFMPTTLPGASVARAREILRIQDGALRGIPEVASVWGKAGRAETATDPAGLDMFETTITLKPRAEWRAGMTTDRLIASMDSAVRLPGVTNAWTMPIKGRIDMLATGIRTPVGVKIFGPDLGVLERLGREVEAAVKMVPGTRSAFAERAESGYYLDIAIDRAAAARHGLNVGDVQTVIATAIGGMTVTRTVEGRERYGVRIRYPHELRDNPDRLLDVLIPAAHGAPRAGDGTGGMGMPGAAPAPGSASYVPLGQVATIRQVAGPMVVRTEGAVPTAWVYVDVAGRDIGGYVAEAQRMVRGMVTLPPGYSISWSGQFEYMQRAAERLRVVVPATLAIIFLLLYLNFGRLAPAALVMLSLPFALVGGVWLLYLLHFNWSVAVAVGCIALAGVAAETGVVMLLYLDQAWAARRGPAATVADLHAAIVEGAVERVRPKMMTVTAIMAGLLPILWGNGAGGSVMQRIAAPMVGGMLSSTVLTLVVIPAAYSVWQEAALGRARRAAAVPVTR; encoded by the coding sequence ATGCTCGAACAGATCATCGACTGGGCGACGCGCCACCGGGCGCTCGTGCTGCTGTGCACCCTCTTCGCGGTGGCGGGCGGGGCGTGGGCGGTGCGGCACACGCCGCTGGAGGCGCTGCCGGACCTGAGCGACGTGCAGGTGATCGTGCAGGCGGAGTACGGGGAGCAGGCGCCGCGCATCGTCGAGGACCAGGTCACCTACCCGATCGCGGCGGAGATGCTCAAGGTCCCCGGCGCGCGGACGGTCCGCGGGTACTCGTTCTTCGGCGTGTCGTTCGTGTACGTGATCTTCGCCGACGGCACCGACCTCTACTGGGCACGGAGCCGGGTGCTCGAGTACCTCAATGGCATCAAGGGCCGGCTGCCGGCGCCCGTCACCCCGACCCTCGGTCCCGACGCCACCGGCCTCGGCTGGGTGTACCAGTACGCCATCGAGGACACCACGGGGCAGCTGGACCTCGCCGCGCTGCGGGGCCTGCAGGACTGGTACCTGCGCTACGCCCTCACGGCGGTGCCGGGCGTGGCCGAGGTGGCCTCGCTGGGCGGGTTCGAGAAGCAGTACCAGGTGGACCTCGACCCGGCGCGACTGCAGGCGTACGGCATCCCGATCACCCGGGTGATGGCCGCCCTCCAGAACGCCAATTCCGACGTGGGCGCCATGGTGGTGGAGCTCTCCGAACGGGAGCACATGGTGCGCGGCCTCGGGTACCTCAAGTCCATTGCCGACATCGAGGAGGTGGTGGTCGGCGCCACGGCGAGCGGCGTGCCGGTGCGGGTGGCGGAGCTGGGCCGGGTGACGGTGGGCCCGGCGGCGCGGCGCGGCATCGCCGACCTCGACGGCCGGGGCGACGCGGTGGGCGGCATCGTGGTCATGCGCTTCGGCGAGAACGCCCTCGCCACCATCGACGCGGTGAAGCGGCGGCTGGCGGAGGTGGCAGCCGGGCTGCCGCCGGGGGTGGTCATCCGCCCGGTGTACGACCGCAGCGGGCTCATCCGCGACGCCATCGCCACCCTGCGGGGCACGCTGGTGGAGGAGAGCCTGATCGTCGCGCTGGTGTGCCTGGCGTTCCTGCTGCACGCCCGGTCGGCGCTCGTGGCGGTCCTCACGCTGCCGGTGGGGATCCTGATCGCGTTCCTGCTGATGCGCTGGGTGGGCGTGGGCGCCGACATCATGTCGCTGGGCGGCATCGCCATCGCCATCGGGGCCATGATCGACGCGGCCATCGTGATGATCGAGAACATGCACAAGCACCTCGAACGCCACGCCGCGGAGAGCCCCGGCGTGCCCCTGGAGGGCGAGGCGCGCCGGGCGCTGGTGAGCCGGGCCGCGCGCGAGGTGGGACCGGCGCTGTTCTTCTCGCTCCTGATCATCACGGTCTCCTTCCTGCCGGTGTTCGCGCTCGAGGGGCAGGAGGGCCGGCTGTTCAAGCCGCTGGCGTTCACCAAGACCTTCGCGATGGCGGCGGCGAGCCTGCTCTCGGTGACCCTGGTGCCGGTGGCGATGGGGCTCTTCATCCGGGGGCGGATCGTGCCGGAGCGGGCCAACCCCGTCAACCGCCTGCTGGCCTGGCTGTACCGGCCGGTGATCGGCCTGGTGCTGCGCCACCGCTGGCCGACGCTCGCGATGGCGCTCGCCGCGCTCATCGTGAGCTGGGTGCCATGGACCCGGATCGGCGGGGAGTTCATGCCGCCGCTCGACGAGGGGTCCATCCTCTTCATGCCGACCACCCTGCCCGGCGCCAGCGTGGCGCGGGCGCGGGAGATCCTGCGCATCCAGGACGGCGCGCTCCGGGGCATCCCCGAGGTGGCCTCGGTGTGGGGCAAGGCCGGCCGCGCGGAGACCGCCACCGACCCGGCCGGCCTCGACATGTTCGAGACCACCATCACCCTCAAGCCGCGCGCCGAGTGGCGCGCCGGCATGACCACCGACCGGCTGATCGCGAGCATGGACAGCGCGGTGCGCCTGCCGGGCGTGACCAACGCCTGGACCATGCCCATCAAGGGCCGGATCGACATGCTCGCCACCGGCATCCGGACGCCCGTCGGGGTCAAGATCTTCGGCCCAGACCTCGGCGTGCTCGAGCGGCTGGGGCGCGAGGTGGAGGCGGCGGTGAAGATGGTGCCCGGCACCCGCAGCGCCTTCGCGGAGCGGGCGGAGTCGGGCTACTACCTCGACATCGCGATCGACCGGGCGGCCGCGGCCCGGCACGGCCTCAATGTGGGCGACGTGCAGACGGTCATCGCCACCGCCATCGGGGGGATGACGGTCACCCGCACGGTCGAGGGGCGCGAGCGCTACGGCGTCCGCATCCGCTACCCGCACGAGCTGCGGGACAATCCCGACCGCCTCCTCGACGTGCTCATCCCCGCCGCCCACGGCGCGCCACGCGCGGGCGACGGGACCGGTGGCATGGGCATGCCCGGCGCCGCGCCCGCCCCGGGCAGCGCGAGCTACGTGCCCCTCGGCCAGGTGGCGACGATCCGGCAGGTGGCGGGCCCGATGGTGGTGCGCACCGAGGGGGCCGTGCCCACGGCCTGGGTCTACGTGGACGTGGCCGGCCGCGACATCGGCGGCTACGTGGCCGAGGCCCAGCGCATGGTGCGCGGGATGGTCACGCTGCCGCCGGGCTACTCCATCAGCTGGAGCGGGCAGTTCGAGTACATGCAGCGGGCGGCGGAGCGGCTGCGGGTGGTGGTCCCGGCCACCCTCGCGATCATCTTCCTGCTGCTGTACCTCAACTTCGGCCGCCTGGCGCCCGCGGCGCTGGTGATGCTCTCCCTGCCCTTCGCGCTGGTGGGCGGGGTATGGCTGCTCTACCTGCTGCACTTCAACTGGTCGGTCGCGGTGGCGGTCGGGTGCATCGCGCTGGCGGGGGTGGCGGCGGAGACGGGCGTGGTGATGCTCCTCTACCTGGACCAGGCCTGGGCGGCGCGACGGGGCCCGGCCGCCACCGTCGCCGACCTGCACGCGGCCATCGTCGAGGGCGCGGTGGAGCGGGTCCGCCCCAAGATGATGACGGTCACGGCCATCATGGCCGGCCTGCTGCCGATCCTCTGGGGAAACGGCGCGGGCGGCAGCGTCATGCAGCGGATCGCCGCCCCCATGGTGGGCGGGATGCTGAGCTCCACGGTGCTGACCCTGGTGGTGATCCCCGCGGCGTACTCGGTGTGGCAGGAGGCGGCGCTGGGCCGGGCGCGGCGGGCGGCGGCGGTGCCGGTGACGCGCTGA
- a CDS encoding DUF882 domain-containing protein produces MTHVGGLVRKVAGLASVAALGAGMLAGLLAMATPAPSAPVVAALPDSSGDTLTTTLRPYLGLSGRLRAVSVSADSARVSPLAALVPALAAGQPGLHPTGLSAPDGGPISALALVPLRAKRGALWNGYRVGYWPGERTGRAPSRYPLPEGFLEVTPENQDQPLSVSFRVRDFLTHDQAQVWPKVLVIQLPLLDKLELIAAELEALGKPSALRVMSGFRTPQYNALGVGARGGRARDSRHMYGDAADIFVDADGNGQMDDLDGDGRVTVRDARWLAGLADRVEQAHPTVTGGIGVYRATAAHGPFVHVDVRGTPARW; encoded by the coding sequence ATGACCCACGTGGGCGGACTGGTGCGGAAGGTGGCGGGCCTGGCGAGTGTCGCGGCGCTGGGCGCCGGGATGCTCGCGGGCCTGCTCGCCATGGCCACGCCCGCCCCGTCCGCGCCGGTCGTCGCCGCGCTGCCGGACTCCAGTGGTGACACGCTCACCACCACGCTGCGCCCCTACCTGGGGCTGAGCGGGCGGCTGCGCGCGGTGAGCGTTTCGGCCGACAGCGCCCGGGTGTCGCCGCTCGCGGCCCTGGTGCCCGCGCTCGCCGCGGGGCAGCCGGGCCTCCACCCCACCGGGCTCTCGGCGCCCGACGGCGGCCCCATCAGCGCCCTCGCCCTGGTGCCGCTGCGCGCCAAGCGGGGCGCGCTCTGGAACGGCTACCGCGTGGGGTACTGGCCCGGGGAGCGGACGGGGCGCGCCCCGAGCCGCTACCCGCTGCCGGAGGGCTTCCTCGAGGTCACCCCCGAGAACCAGGACCAGCCGCTCTCGGTCAGCTTCCGGGTGCGCGACTTCCTCACCCACGACCAGGCCCAGGTCTGGCCCAAGGTGCTGGTGATCCAGCTGCCGCTGCTCGACAAGCTGGAGCTGATCGCCGCCGAGCTCGAGGCGCTGGGCAAGCCGTCCGCGCTGCGGGTGATGTCGGGCTTCCGCACGCCGCAGTACAATGCCCTGGGCGTGGGCGCCCGGGGGGGCCGCGCCCGGGACAGCCGGCACATGTACGGCGACGCCGCCGACATCTTCGTGGACGCCGACGGCAACGGGCAGATGGATGACCTCGATGGTGACGGCCGGGTGACGGTGCGCGATGCCCGCTGGCTGGCGGGCCTGGCCGACCGGGTGGAGCAGGCGCACCCCACCGTGACCGGCGGCATCGGGGTGTATCGCGCCACCGCGGCGCACGGCCCGTTCGTGCACGTGGACGTACGGGGCACCCCCGCGCGCTGGTAG
- a CDS encoding L,D-transpeptidase family protein, producing MRAPPHAPLLVLVLALLSGRGLAATPPTQEVMQRLVTAARHPDLRWPDLADVAPDLGRLYAARGWAPLWLAGDSLTVPARALLRLLDEAGNRGLDPLDYDAPWLETQLARGVQGDSDQAARVEVALSVAGARLALALRRGRVRPEAVHATYTVPADSFDVTATLTALASSPAPDNVLRALEPPFIHYWLLMASLVRYRELSRDSALVVLPPMPRRLRPGEPYAGTPTLRRLLRLLGDYRDSTAAPILDTLYSGAVVEAVKRFQMRQGFFPDGVIGDSTRGRMQQPFAQRIRQMELSLERWRWMPRRFTAPPIIVNIPAFRLYAFRTLDLDESTMLAMNVVVGTAFKTETPVFSADLEYLIFSPYWDVTPTIATNEIKPAALKDPDFLTRNRYELVEQGEPIAPWPENIARIGQGVRVRQTPGAHNALGTVKFIMPNDYQVYLHDTPSKALFERTRRDASHGCIRLGDPFALAQFLLRDQPEWTDEAIRTAMRAEAPTTVRFRQRIPVHITYATAVARGNGDVFFYPDIYGHDKTLDQLLRKGYPYRVARAAPVRPVVAPGT from the coding sequence ATGCGCGCCCCCCCGCACGCCCCCCTCCTGGTGCTGGTCCTCGCCCTGCTCTCGGGACGTGGCCTGGCCGCCACGCCGCCGACGCAGGAGGTGATGCAGCGGCTGGTCACCGCCGCGCGGCACCCCGACCTCCGCTGGCCCGACCTCGCCGACGTGGCGCCCGACCTGGGCCGGCTGTACGCGGCCCGGGGGTGGGCGCCGCTGTGGCTCGCGGGCGACTCGCTCACCGTGCCGGCGCGGGCGCTGCTCCGGCTGCTCGACGAGGCCGGCAATCGCGGCCTGGACCCGCTCGACTACGACGCCCCCTGGCTTGAGACCCAGCTGGCGCGCGGGGTCCAGGGGGACAGCGACCAGGCGGCGCGGGTGGAGGTGGCGCTGTCGGTCGCGGGGGCGCGGCTCGCGCTGGCGCTCCGCCGCGGCCGGGTGCGCCCCGAGGCGGTGCATGCCACCTACACCGTGCCCGCGGATTCCTTTGACGTCACGGCCACCCTCACCGCGCTGGCGTCGAGTCCGGCCCCTGACAACGTGCTGCGGGCGCTGGAGCCGCCCTTCATCCACTACTGGCTGCTCATGGCCTCGCTGGTGCGCTACCGCGAGCTGTCCCGCGACAGCGCGCTGGTGGTGCTCCCGCCCATGCCCCGGCGGCTGCGGCCCGGGGAACCCTACGCCGGCACCCCCACCCTGCGCCGCCTCCTCCGGCTGCTCGGCGACTACCGCGACAGCACCGCGGCGCCGATCCTCGACACGCTCTACTCCGGGGCGGTGGTCGAGGCGGTGAAGCGGTTCCAGATGCGGCAGGGGTTCTTTCCCGACGGCGTGATCGGCGACTCCACCCGGGGGCGGATGCAGCAGCCCTTTGCCCAGCGCATCCGCCAGATGGAGCTCTCGCTGGAGCGCTGGCGCTGGATGCCGCGGCGCTTCACCGCCCCGCCCATCATCGTCAACATCCCGGCCTTCCGGCTCTATGCCTTCCGGACCCTGGACCTCGACGAGTCCACCATGCTCGCGATGAACGTGGTGGTGGGCACCGCGTTCAAGACCGAGACCCCGGTGTTCTCCGCCGACCTCGAGTACCTGATCTTCTCGCCCTACTGGGACGTGACGCCGACGATCGCCACCAACGAGATCAAGCCCGCGGCGCTCAAGGACCCGGACTTCCTGACCCGCAACCGCTACGAGCTGGTGGAGCAGGGGGAGCCGATCGCGCCGTGGCCGGAGAACATTGCGCGGATCGGCCAGGGGGTGCGGGTGCGACAGACGCCCGGCGCGCACAACGCGCTGGGCACGGTCAAGTTCATCATGCCGAACGACTACCAGGTCTACCTGCACGACACGCCGTCGAAGGCGCTGTTCGAGCGCACCCGTCGGGACGCGAGCCACGGCTGCATCCGGCTGGGCGATCCCTTTGCCCTTGCCCAGTTCCTGCTCCGGGACCAGCCGGAGTGGACCGACGAGGCCATCCGCACCGCCATGCGGGCGGAGGCGCCGACCACCGTGCGCTTCCGGCAGCGCATCCCGGTGCACATCACCTACGCCACGGCGGTGGCGCGCGGCAACGGCGACGTCTTCTTCTACCCCGACATCTACGGGCACGACAAGACCCTCGACCAGCTGCTGCGCAAGGGCTATCCCTACCGGGTGGCGCGGGCCGCGCCGGTCCGGCCGGTGGTCGCCCCGGGAACCTGA
- a CDS encoding nitronate monooxygenase, whose amino-acid sequence MGVGVSNWRLARAVALCGQLGVVSGTALDSVLVRRLQDGDLGGHIRRAMERFPLRQAAEDALKRYFRPEGRAADEPYAALPMYRQGASAERERLTMLASFVEVFLAKEGHDRPVGINLLTKIQLPTLASLYGAMLAGVDVVLMGAGIPKEVPAALDALALHQPAAMRLEVEGLSPETPERMRLIPTDHFPVPPAPLTRPVFLPIIASNSLATMLSRKASGRVDGFIIEGPTAGGHNAPPRGEPRFNELGEPVYGERDVVDLVKMKELGLPFWLAGGAGRPGRLKEALDAGAAGIQVGTLFAFCDESGLTPELKASVLSHVARGEVAVFTDPVASPTGFPFKVVQWDDDPARRVERARVCDLGYLRTAYQRADGRLDYRCASEPVATYLKKGGEEAETEGRKCLCNGLMASIGLAQVRKDATVEPPLVTSGDDLVLLGELLQGRSSYTAAEAIAWLTSDVGAPAT is encoded by the coding sequence ATGGGAGTCGGTGTCTCGAACTGGCGCCTCGCCCGCGCGGTCGCGCTCTGCGGCCAGCTCGGCGTCGTCTCCGGCACCGCCCTCGATTCCGTCCTCGTCCGCCGGCTGCAGGACGGCGACCTCGGTGGCCACATCCGCCGCGCCATGGAGCGGTTCCCGCTTCGCCAGGCCGCGGAAGATGCCCTCAAGCGCTACTTCCGGCCCGAGGGCCGCGCCGCCGACGAACCCTACGCCGCCCTGCCGATGTACCGGCAGGGCGCCAGCGCCGAGCGGGAACGGCTCACCATGCTCGCCTCCTTCGTCGAGGTCTTCCTGGCCAAGGAAGGGCACGACCGCCCGGTGGGGATCAACCTGCTCACCAAGATCCAGCTGCCCACGCTGGCCTCGCTGTACGGCGCGATGCTGGCGGGGGTGGACGTGGTGCTGATGGGCGCGGGCATCCCCAAGGAAGTCCCGGCCGCCCTCGACGCCCTGGCCCTGCACCAGCCGGCGGCCATGCGGCTCGAGGTGGAGGGGCTCTCGCCCGAGACGCCGGAGCGGATGCGGCTCATCCCCACCGACCACTTCCCGGTGCCGCCGGCGCCGCTCACCCGGCCGGTGTTCCTGCCGATCATCGCGAGCAACTCGCTGGCCACCATGCTCAGCCGCAAGGCGAGCGGCCGGGTGGACGGCTTCATCATCGAGGGCCCCACCGCCGGCGGCCACAACGCCCCGCCCCGCGGCGAGCCGCGCTTCAATGAGCTCGGCGAGCCCGTCTACGGCGAGCGCGACGTGGTGGACCTGGTCAAGATGAAGGAGCTGGGCCTCCCCTTCTGGCTGGCGGGCGGGGCCGGCCGGCCGGGCCGCCTCAAGGAGGCGCTGGATGCCGGCGCAGCCGGGATCCAGGTGGGGACGCTGTTCGCCTTCTGCGACGAATCGGGGCTCACTCCGGAGCTCAAGGCCTCAGTGCTCAGCCACGTGGCCCGCGGCGAGGTGGCGGTGTTCACCGACCCCGTCGCCTCGCCCACCGGGTTCCCGTTCAAGGTGGTGCAGTGGGATGACGACCCCGCCCGCCGGGTGGAGCGCGCCCGCGTCTGCGACCTGGGCTACCTCCGCACCGCCTACCAGCGCGCCGATGGCCGCCTGGACTACCGCTGCGCCAGCGAACCGGTGGCCACCTACCTCAAGAAGGGCGGCGAGGAGGCCGAGACCGAGGGCCGGAAGTGCCTCTGCAACGGCCTGATGGCGAGCATCGGGCTGGCGCAGGTGCGGAAGGACGCAACCGTGGAGCCGCCGCTGGTGACCAGCGGCGACGACCTGGTGCTGCTGGGCGAGCTGCTGCAGGGCCGCTCCAGCTACACCGCGGCCGAGGCGATCGCCTGGCTCACGAGCGACGTCGGCGCTCCCGCCACGTAG
- a CDS encoding P-II family nitrogen regulator, whose protein sequence is MKLIIATIRPDKLNDVLEALYRAEVRGLTASRVMGHGGETERVENYRGTTVKMGLQEKVRLEIGVSDGFVDVTVQAIVRAARTGEVGDGKVFVLDMEQVHRIRTGERDEAAVTPTVPAAV, encoded by the coding sequence ATGAAGCTCATCATCGCCACCATCCGGCCCGACAAGCTCAACGACGTGCTCGAGGCCCTGTACCGTGCCGAGGTTCGGGGGCTCACCGCCTCCCGCGTCATGGGGCACGGCGGGGAGACGGAGCGGGTGGAGAACTACCGCGGCACCACCGTGAAGATGGGGCTGCAGGAGAAGGTGCGGCTCGAGATCGGGGTCTCCGACGGGTTCGTCGACGTGACGGTGCAGGCCATCGTCCGGGCGGCGCGCACCGGCGAGGTCGGCGACGGCAAGGTCTTCGTGCTCGACATGGAGCAGGTACACCGCATCCGCACCGGGGAGCGCGACGAAGCGGCGGTCACCCCGACGGTGCCGGCCGCGGTCTAG
- a CDS encoding ammonium transporter — translation MTPVTLPALLPFLQDAVPAISPADTAWMLVATALVLLMTPALAFFYGGLVRSKNSLNTMMMSFVALGAVGVLWALLAYSLAFAEGGPLLGGLDNALLAGVGVEAKGTIPHLLFMAYQGTFAIITAALISGAVVERMRFGPYVAFILLWTLLVYAPVAHWVWGGGWLMTKGVLDFAGGTVVHINAGVSALVAALVLGGRKDYGRQAILPHNVPFVLLGAGLLWFGWFGFNGGSALASGELAALAFTNTFLAPMATLCVWALLDYSRTGHVTAVGGATGIVVGLVAITPAAGFVSPVGALALGAIAALPSYFAIVFRARTRLDDSLDVFAGHGMGGLTGALLTGVFASKAWNAAGNDGLLAGNAGQLGLQALGAGVSVVYAGLMTLVILKALGLVMVLRPDARTEGLGMDVSQHGEEAYSSGEGSILVLPADLPAPQSVTPGLPQPAAR, via the coding sequence ATGACCCCGGTGACCCTGCCCGCCCTGCTCCCCTTCCTGCAGGATGCCGTCCCTGCCATCTCCCCGGCGGATACCGCCTGGATGCTGGTGGCCACGGCGCTGGTCCTGCTCATGACGCCGGCGCTCGCCTTCTTCTACGGGGGCCTGGTCCGGTCCAAGAACTCCCTCAATACCATGATGATGAGCTTCGTGGCGCTGGGGGCGGTGGGGGTGCTCTGGGCGCTCCTGGCGTACAGCCTCGCCTTTGCCGAGGGCGGACCCCTCCTGGGCGGGCTCGACAACGCCCTGCTGGCCGGGGTGGGGGTCGAGGCCAAGGGCACCATCCCGCACCTGCTGTTCATGGCCTACCAGGGCACCTTTGCCATCATCACCGCGGCCCTGATCTCCGGCGCCGTGGTGGAACGGATGCGCTTCGGGCCCTATGTGGCGTTCATCCTGCTCTGGACCCTGCTGGTGTATGCCCCGGTGGCGCACTGGGTGTGGGGGGGCGGCTGGCTGATGACCAAGGGGGTGCTCGACTTCGCCGGCGGCACGGTGGTGCACATCAACGCCGGCGTCTCGGCCCTGGTGGCCGCGCTGGTCCTCGGCGGGCGGAAGGACTACGGCCGGCAGGCCATTCTGCCCCACAACGTGCCCTTCGTCCTGTTGGGTGCCGGGCTGCTCTGGTTCGGGTGGTTCGGGTTCAATGGCGGCAGCGCCCTCGCCTCCGGTGAGCTCGCGGCGCTGGCCTTCACCAACACCTTCCTCGCCCCGATGGCCACGCTCTGCGTGTGGGCCCTGCTCGACTACTCCCGCACCGGCCACGTCACCGCCGTCGGGGGCGCCACCGGGATCGTGGTGGGGCTGGTGGCCATCACGCCGGCGGCCGGCTTCGTGAGCCCGGTGGGCGCGCTGGCCCTGGGCGCCATCGCGGCGCTGCCGAGCTATTTCGCCATCGTCTTCCGGGCCCGGACCCGGCTGGACGACTCGCTCGACGTCTTCGCCGGGCACGGGATGGGCGGCCTCACGGGGGCCCTGCTCACCGGCGTGTTCGCCTCCAAGGCGTGGAACGCCGCCGGCAACGACGGCCTGCTCGCCGGCAACGCCGGCCAGCTCGGCCTGCAGGCGCTCGGCGCCGGGGTGTCGGTGGTCTACGCCGGCCTCATGACGCTGGTGATCCTCAAGGCGCTCGGCCTGGTGATGGTGCTTCGTCCCGATGCCCGCACCGAGGGGCTCGGCATGGACGTCTCCCAGCACGGCGAGGAGGCCTACAGCAGCGGCGAGGGCTCGATCCTCGTCCTGCCGGCCGACCTGCCCGCGCCCCAGTCCGTCACTCCCGGGCTGCCCCAGCCCGCCGCCCGCTGA
- a CDS encoding B12-binding domain-containing radical SAM protein produces the protein MTRALLVHPQFRSASFWNYRDTCELMDAKYPAAPLGLCTVAAMLPGDWELRLVDRNIETLAERDLEWADIVLTGGMLPQQLDCLEVIRNARARGKKVIVGGPDPTSSPRVYAEADHLILGEAEVTLPPFLADLQAGTPRHTYESPDKADVTKSPTPRFDLLRFGSYNHIGVQWCRGCPFNCEFCDIIELFGRVPRAKGTEQMLKEMQTLYDLGYRGHVDLVDDNFIGNKKLVKQFLPHLKTWLEERDWPFEFTTEASINLADDEELMRLMREVGFFAVFVGIESPDEDTLKAMQKKQNTRRSIAESVEKMYQAGFFVNAGFILGFDTEGAGVARGIIGCVEDTAIPAAMVGLLYALPNTQLTRRLTKEGRLHADADLQPDGVGDQCTAGINFDPLRPKLDILRDYLTVIETVYRADRYFGRVARVGKHLDSRGRRYKPGLKRWAKELRGFIRMAARMTADSRARGPFWSTFLGGLIRNPRSIRYIGMMCGLYVHFGPFSEFVASRIRMAIQQAEREQASAPVSLPPSAFRPAVTADPA, from the coding sequence ATGACCCGCGCCCTTCTGGTTCACCCCCAGTTCCGCTCGGCTTCCTTCTGGAACTACCGCGATACCTGCGAGCTGATGGATGCGAAGTACCCGGCTGCGCCGCTCGGCCTGTGCACCGTGGCGGCGATGCTCCCCGGGGACTGGGAACTGCGGCTGGTGGATCGGAACATCGAGACCCTCGCCGAGCGCGACCTCGAGTGGGCGGACATCGTCCTGACCGGCGGGATGCTGCCGCAGCAGCTCGACTGCCTCGAGGTGATCCGGAACGCCCGGGCCCGGGGGAAGAAGGTCATCGTGGGGGGGCCGGACCCGACCTCGAGCCCGCGGGTCTACGCCGAGGCGGATCACCTGATCCTGGGCGAAGCCGAGGTGACCCTGCCGCCGTTCCTGGCCGACCTGCAGGCGGGAACCCCCCGGCACACCTACGAGTCGCCCGACAAGGCGGACGTCACCAAGTCACCCACGCCGCGGTTCGACCTGCTCCGGTTCGGCAGCTACAACCACATCGGGGTGCAGTGGTGCCGCGGCTGCCCCTTCAACTGCGAGTTCTGCGACATCATCGAGCTCTTCGGCCGGGTGCCCCGGGCCAAGGGCACCGAGCAGATGCTCAAGGAGATGCAGACCCTCTACGACCTGGGCTACCGGGGCCACGTGGACCTGGTGGATGACAACTTCATCGGCAACAAGAAGCTGGTGAAGCAGTTCCTGCCCCACCTCAAGACCTGGCTGGAGGAGCGGGACTGGCCCTTCGAGTTCACCACCGAGGCGTCGATCAACCTGGCCGACGATGAAGAGCTGATGCGCCTCATGCGCGAGGTCGGGTTCTTCGCGGTCTTCGTGGGGATCGAGAGCCCGGACGAGGACACCCTCAAGGCGATGCAGAAGAAGCAGAACACCCGCCGGTCGATCGCCGAGAGCGTCGAGAAGATGTACCAGGCCGGCTTCTTCGTGAACGCCGGGTTCATCCTCGGATTCGATACCGAGGGCGCGGGCGTGGCCCGCGGCATCATCGGCTGCGTGGAAGACACGGCGATCCCCGCCGCGATGGTGGGCCTGCTGTACGCGCTCCCCAACACCCAGCTGACCCGCCGGCTCACCAAGGAAGGTCGGCTGCACGCCGACGCCGACCTGCAGCCGGATGGCGTGGGCGACCAGTGCACGGCCGGCATCAACTTCGATCCGCTCCGCCCCAAGCTCGACATCCTGCGCGACTACCTCACCGTCATCGAGACGGTGTACCGCGCCGACCGCTACTTCGGGCGGGTGGCCCGGGTCGGGAAGCACCTCGACAGCCGCGGGCGCCGCTACAAGCCCGGCCTCAAGCGCTGGGCCAAGGAGCTCCGCGGCTTCATCCGCATGGCCGCCAGAATGACGGCCGACAGCCGCGCCCGCGGACCCTTCTGGAGCACGTTCCTGGGCGGGCTGATCCGGAATCCCCGCTCCATCCGCTACATCGGGATGATGTGCGGGCTGTATGTCCACTTCGGGCCCTTCTCGGAGTTCGTCGCGAGCCGGATCCGGATGGCCATCCAGCAGGCCGAGCGCGAGCAGGCGAGCGCGCCGGTCTCGTTGCCCCCCTCGGCGTTCCGCCCGGCGGTGACGGCCGACCCGGCCTGA